The following proteins come from a genomic window of Myroides odoratus DSM 2801:
- a CDS encoding NAD(P)H-dependent flavin oxidoreductase gives MAQNRITALLGIQYPIIQGGMVWNSGYKLASAVSNAGGLGLLGAGSMYPEVLRTHIQKCKQATDKPFGVNVSLLYPDLQEVMDIIVEEGVKIVFTSAGNPKIWTPFLKAHGITVVHVISSSKFALKAQEAGVDAVVAEGFEAGGHNGREETTTLTLIPMVTAKVQIPVIAAGGIATGRAMLAAMILGAEGVQMGTRFIASTESSAHESFKNRVIQVEEGDTIVTLKELAPVRMIKNEFYQGIEDLYKKGANEDELRTYLSKGRSKKGMFEGDLVEGELEAGQVAGLIRSVEPVAQIISSIMEEFRAAQQKSFDF, from the coding sequence ATGGCACAAAATAGAATAACTGCCCTTTTGGGCATACAATACCCCATTATCCAAGGGGGAATGGTATGGAATAGTGGCTATAAACTTGCGAGTGCAGTAAGCAACGCAGGAGGATTAGGATTATTGGGGGCAGGGTCTATGTATCCAGAGGTTTTGAGAACCCACATTCAAAAATGTAAACAAGCAACGGATAAACCTTTCGGGGTTAATGTTTCCTTGCTGTATCCAGATCTTCAAGAAGTGATGGATATCATCGTAGAAGAAGGCGTTAAAATTGTATTTACCTCGGCAGGTAATCCCAAAATATGGACTCCATTTTTAAAAGCACATGGCATTACAGTGGTGCATGTAATCAGTTCCTCTAAGTTTGCGCTAAAAGCGCAAGAGGCAGGAGTTGATGCTGTTGTAGCCGAAGGATTTGAAGCAGGAGGGCATAACGGAAGAGAAGAAACCACAACATTGACTCTAATTCCGATGGTCACTGCTAAAGTGCAAATTCCTGTGATTGCCGCAGGAGGAATTGCAACAGGACGTGCTATGTTAGCCGCTATGATTCTCGGAGCGGAAGGTGTACAAATGGGAACCCGTTTCATTGCATCTACTGAAAGTTCGGCACATGAAAGTTTTAAAAACAGAGTGATCCAAGTCGAAGAAGGAGATACCATCGTCACGCTAAAAGAATTGGCTCCTGTTCGCATGATTAAAAATGAATTTTATCAGGGAATTGAAGACCTCTATAAGAAGGGAGCAAATGAGGACGAATTAAGAACCTATTTAAGTAAGGGACGTTCCAAAAAAGGCATGTTTGAAGGCGACTTAGTGGAGGGAGAGTTAGAAGCAGGACAAGTAGCGGGGTTAATCCGAAGCGTAGAACCTGTGGCACAAATTATCTCAAGTATTATGGAGGAGTTCCGAGCAGCACAACAAAAAAGTTTCGATTTTTAA
- the mnmA gene encoding tRNA 2-thiouridine(34) synthase MnmA encodes MKRVVVGLSGGVDSSVAAYLLKEQGYEVIGLFMKNWHDDTVTISNECPWLEDSNDALMVAEKLGIPFQTVDLSEQYKEKIVDYMFKEYENGRTPNPDVLCNREIKFDVFMKIALELGADYVATGHYCRKAEEEVVLEDGTTQTVYKLMAGVDPSKDQSYFLCQLSQEQLAKALFPVGELYKSKVREIAAEADLITAEKKDSQGLCFIGKVRLPEFLQQQLKPKDGFIYEISKDAPIFSTGQAVTYSSLEEELYAEAKAFHYTPEMGKKVGDHYGAHYFTTGQRKGLNVGGTVEPLFVIATDVESNTIYTGQGNAHPGLFHKTLFVKEHEIHWIREDLQLQPGETMRIKARIRYRQPLQEATLYKMEKGMYVRFDEPQSAITEGQFVSWHIGEELIGSGVISKVE; translated from the coding sequence ATGAAAAGAGTAGTAGTAGGACTTTCAGGGGGGGTAGATTCAAGTGTTGCCGCCTACTTATTGAAAGAACAAGGATACGAAGTAATCGGATTATTCATGAAAAATTGGCATGATGATACCGTTACGATTTCGAATGAGTGTCCGTGGCTAGAAGATAGCAACGACGCTCTAATGGTTGCCGAAAAGTTAGGCATCCCTTTTCAAACCGTGGATTTAAGTGAACAATATAAGGAGAAGATTGTAGATTATATGTTTAAGGAGTACGAAAATGGTCGTACCCCAAATCCCGACGTATTGTGCAATAGAGAAATTAAGTTTGATGTATTCATGAAGATTGCTTTAGAATTAGGAGCAGATTATGTTGCAACAGGACACTATTGTAGAAAAGCGGAAGAAGAAGTAGTGTTAGAAGATGGCACTACACAAACGGTTTATAAATTAATGGCAGGTGTAGATCCTTCTAAGGATCAATCGTACTTCTTGTGTCAATTGTCTCAAGAACAATTGGCTAAAGCTTTATTTCCCGTTGGAGAATTATATAAATCGAAAGTAAGAGAAATTGCGGCAGAAGCAGATTTAATTACAGCAGAGAAAAAAGACTCACAAGGGTTGTGCTTCATTGGAAAAGTTCGTTTACCAGAATTTTTACAACAGCAATTAAAACCTAAAGATGGTTTTATCTATGAGATTTCTAAAGATGCACCTATTTTCTCAACGGGTCAAGCAGTGACTTATTCGTCATTGGAGGAGGAATTGTATGCAGAAGCAAAAGCGTTTCACTATACGCCTGAGATGGGTAAAAAAGTAGGAGATCACTATGGTGCGCATTATTTTACAACAGGTCAACGTAAAGGATTGAATGTAGGAGGAACAGTAGAACCGTTGTTTGTTATTGCAACGGATGTAGAAAGCAATACTATTTATACTGGTCAAGGTAATGCACATCCAGGATTATTCCATAAAACGCTATTTGTAAAAGAGCACGAGATCCACTGGATTCGCGAAGATTTGCAATTGCAACCAGGAGAAACGATGCGTATTAAAGCGCGTATTCGCTACCGTCAACCGCTACAAGAAGCAACGTTGTACAAAATGGAAAAGGGGATGTATGTTCGTTTTGATGAACCACAATCTGCCATTACAGAAGGACAATTCGTATCTTGGCATATCGGAGAAGAATTAATCGGCTCTGGAGTGATATCCAAAGTAGAATAA
- the acs gene encoding acetate--CoA ligase yields MSYYKIENLEQYFKHYKKSVREPRKFWSKIAEENFVWYQVWDKVFQFDMEESKFEWFVNAKLNIVKNCVDRHLAKRGEKPAIIFEPNNPEESAQIITYNDLFNRVCKMANVLKEQGVKKGDRVCIYLPMIPELAVAMLACARIGAIHSVIFAGFSSSAVSKRINDADCHYVITSDGSFRGNKSIPLKPIIDEALKSCPSVERVLVVQRTEADIEMMAGRDIYLNPLLEAASTNHVAQVMDAEDPLFILYTSGSTGMPKGMVHTTAGYMVQTAYSFKNIFDYKDDDIFWCTADCGWITGHSYIVYGPLLNGATTVMFEGVPTYPTPSRFWDIIDKYKVTQFYTAPTALRSLMTEDYKYVNEHDLSSLRVIGSVGEPINEEAWHWYNDHVGKKKCPIVDTWWQTETGSILISPLPFITPTKPTYATLPLPGIQAVLMDEKRNEIEDNQIDGSLCIKFPWPSMARTIWGDHQRYKDTYFSQFPGKYFTGDGALRDEVGYYRITGRADDVVIVSGHNLGTAPIEDAINEHPAVAESAVVGYKHDIKGNALYGFITLKVEGEYRDRENVKKEINQYISSHIGPIAKLDKIQFVDSLPKTRSGKIMRRILRSIADGETKDFGDVSTLINPEVIEKIQQEKL; encoded by the coding sequence ATGAGTTATTATAAGATAGAAAACCTTGAACAGTATTTTAAACATTATAAAAAATCTGTACGAGAGCCAAGAAAGTTTTGGAGTAAGATTGCGGAGGAAAATTTCGTATGGTATCAGGTATGGGATAAGGTTTTTCAATTTGATATGGAAGAATCTAAATTTGAGTGGTTTGTCAATGCCAAATTAAATATCGTAAAAAACTGTGTCGATCGTCATTTAGCGAAAAGAGGAGAGAAACCGGCGATCATTTTTGAACCGAATAATCCGGAGGAATCCGCTCAAATTATTACGTATAACGATTTGTTTAATCGCGTTTGTAAAATGGCAAACGTATTAAAAGAACAAGGAGTTAAAAAGGGAGATCGCGTTTGCATCTATTTACCTATGATTCCAGAATTAGCAGTTGCGATGTTGGCTTGTGCTCGAATTGGAGCTATTCACAGTGTAATTTTTGCTGGATTTTCTTCTTCTGCTGTAAGTAAGCGAATTAACGATGCGGATTGTCATTATGTGATTACTTCAGATGGAAGTTTTAGAGGAAACAAGAGTATTCCGTTAAAACCAATTATTGATGAAGCATTAAAATCATGTCCTTCTGTTGAAAGAGTATTAGTGGTACAACGTACAGAAGCGGATATTGAAATGATGGCGGGTAGAGATATTTACTTAAACCCGTTATTAGAAGCAGCTTCAACAAACCACGTGGCTCAAGTGATGGATGCAGAAGATCCGTTGTTTATTCTTTATACCTCAGGGTCTACAGGAATGCCAAAAGGAATGGTGCATACTACAGCAGGCTATATGGTACAAACGGCTTATTCATTTAAAAATATATTTGATTACAAAGACGATGATATTTTCTGGTGTACAGCCGACTGTGGATGGATTACAGGACACTCCTATATTGTGTATGGTCCGTTGTTAAATGGTGCTACTACTGTAATGTTTGAAGGGGTACCAACGTATCCGACTCCGAGTCGTTTCTGGGATATTATCGATAAGTATAAAGTCACCCAATTCTATACTGCACCGACAGCTCTTCGTTCTTTAATGACAGAAGATTATAAATATGTAAATGAACATGATTTATCGAGCTTACGTGTTATTGGTTCAGTAGGAGAGCCTATTAATGAAGAAGCTTGGCACTGGTACAATGACCACGTAGGAAAGAAAAAATGTCCGATTGTAGATACGTGGTGGCAAACAGAAACAGGAAGTATCTTAATTTCACCACTGCCTTTCATTACTCCAACGAAACCAACGTATGCTACGTTGCCTTTACCGGGAATTCAAGCTGTATTGATGGATGAAAAGAGAAATGAAATCGAAGATAACCAAATTGATGGTTCCCTGTGTATTAAGTTTCCTTGGCCTTCTATGGCGAGAACAATTTGGGGAGATCACCAACGTTATAAAGACACTTATTTCAGTCAGTTTCCTGGAAAGTATTTCACAGGAGATGGTGCTTTGAGAGATGAGGTGGGGTATTACAGAATTACAGGACGTGCAGATGATGTGGTGATTGTATCCGGACATAATTTGGGTACTGCACCAATTGAAGATGCAATCAACGAACACCCAGCAGTTGCAGAAAGTGCTGTGGTAGGTTACAAACACGATATCAAAGGAAATGCATTATATGGTTTCATCACGCTAAAAGTGGAAGGAGAATACAGAGATCGTGAAAACGTGAAAAAGGAGATTAACCAATACATTAGCAGCCATATTGGTCCAATTGCGAAGCTCGATAAAATACAATTCGTTGATAGTTTGCCTAAAACTCGATCAGGGAAAATCATGCGTCGAATTTTGCGATCTATAGCAGATGGAGAAACCAAAGATTTTGGAGATGTATCCACATTAATTAATCCAGAAGTAATTGAAAAAATTCAGCAAGAAAAATTATAA